Sequence from the Actinomycetota bacterium genome:
GTGGTGCCTGTCTCGGGCGGGGATGCGGATCCACGGCACCTTGCAGGCCCGCCCGTTGGAAGTCTTCCGCGACCGTGAGGCCGGTGTGCTGCTGCCGGTGCCGGGCCGCTACGACCTGCCCACGTTCACCCGGGTGAAGGTGCACCGCGACTTCCATGTCGAGGTCGGCAAGGCGTTGTACTCGGTGCCGACGGCATTCCTCGGGCACTACCTGGACGCCCGCGCCGACAGCCAGCTGGTCAAGCTCTCCTCCAACGGCCGGCTGGTCAAGGTTCATCCGCGGCAGCTGCCCGGACGGCGCTCGACCGACCCGGCCGACCTGCCGGCGGAGCGGACCAGCTACGCGTTGCGGGACCTGACCAGGCTGGTCGGGGTCTGCGCCGGGCACGGCACCAACATCGGCATCTACGCCGAACGGATCCTCGACGACCCGCTGCCGTGGACCCGGATGCGGGCGGTCTACCGGCTGCTCGGCATGGTCCGCCGCTACGGGGCCGGCCCGGTCGAGGCCGCCTGCTCCACCGCGCTCGACCTGGACGTGATCTCGGTCGCCAAGATCGAGGCGATGCTGGCCAAGGCGACCGAGGCCACCGCCCCGACCCTGCCCAGCGACCCGCCGGCGGCCGGGGCCAGATTCGCCCGCGACCCGGCCGAGTACGCGCTCGATCCGGCCAGCCACCGGACCGGGACCGCCAACGATGGGACCGGGACGGCCAGTGAGGGGACCGGGACAGCCAGTGCCGGGACCACCCGGCTGACCCTCGTCGACGGATCTGACGAGCAGGTGAGCGCGTGATGGCCACGGTGACCGACCCGGTCGGCACCGACTTGTCGAAGATCTTGAAGACGTTGAAGCTGTCCGGGCTGAAGGACACCCTGCCCGAACGGCTGGTGCTGGCCCGGCAGACCCAGATGGGCCACGCCGCGTTCCTCGAGCTGCTACTCGCCGACGAGGTGACCCGCCGCAACACCCGCTCCGCCACGCTACGGGCGGCCAAGGCCGGGCTCGACCCGGCCATGCGGCTGGAGCACTGGGATGACCTGCCCGACCTCCGCTACGACCGCACCCTGTGGTCGGACCTGACCACCCTCCGGTTCACCGAGAACGGCACCGGGGCCTTGATCCTCGGCCCGGTCGGGGTGGGCAAGACCCACCTGGCCACCGCCCTCGGCCACATCGCCATCCGCCGCCGGCACAGCGTGCTGTATGCCCGCGCGGACAAGCTGTTCACCCGGCTCCGCGCCGCCCGGCTCGACAACACCCTGGAGGCCGAGCTGCGGCGCCTGACCAACGTCGAGATGTTGATCATCGACGA
This genomic interval carries:
- a CDS encoding ATP-binding protein, producing MATVTDPVGTDLSKILKTLKLSGLKDTLPERLVLARQTQMGHAAFLELLLADEVTRRNTRSATLRAAKAGLDPAMRLEHWDDLPDLRYDRTLWSDLTTLRFTENGTGALILGPVGVGKTHLATALGHIAIRRRHSVLYARADKLFTRLRAARLDNTLEAELRRLTNVEMLIIDDFALRPLDATQTNDLYELVVERHRKHPTIWVSNREPAEWLTMTTDALLAQSAVDRLTSNAHTLIVEGPSYRQRHKTRVLDLNPGDKS